In Bacteroidales bacterium, a genomic segment contains:
- a CDS encoding superoxide dismutase yields MSVVFADLPYSFEALEPYIDARTMEIHYTRHHRAYFDKFVAAVKDTELDGKNIVDILGSISKYPAAVRNNGGGYFNHHLFWNIMGPNAGGAPSGKLAEAINKFFGTFDQFKIAFSDAAANRFGSGWAWLSVSDDLSLKVSSSPNQDNPLMDLAEIKGSPILGLDVWEHAYYLKYQNRRPEYISAFWNVVNWKAVEEMYTKIIW; encoded by the coding sequence ATGAGTGTTGTTTTCGCTGACCTGCCTTATTCCTTTGAAGCGCTTGAACCTTACATTGATGCGCGTACAATGGAAATCCATTATACCAGGCATCACCGGGCTTACTTCGATAAATTTGTCGCAGCGGTGAAAGATACAGAGTTAGATGGCAAGAACATAGTAGATATCCTCGGCAGCATCAGCAAATATCCGGCAGCAGTGAGAAATAACGGGGGAGGATATTTCAATCATCATTTATTCTGGAACATCATGGGCCCGAATGCCGGCGGTGCACCTTCCGGAAAGCTGGCTGAAGCCATCAACAAGTTCTTTGGAACATTTGATCAGTTTAAAATCGCTTTCAGCGATGCAGCTGCAAACCGCTTTGGAAGCGGCTGGGCCTGGCTATCCGTGAGTGATGACCTTTCCCTTAAGGTCAGTTCTTCACCCAACCAGGACAATCCGTTGATGGATTTGGCGGAGATAAAAGGTAGTCCAATCCTCGGACTTGATGTCTGGGAACATGCTTATTACCTGAAATACCAGAACCGCCGTCCGGAATATATCAGCGCATTCTGGAACGTGGTAAACTGGAAAGCTGTTGAAGAAATGTATACCAAGATTATTTGGTAA
- a CDS encoding phosphatidylserine/phosphatidylglycerophosphate/cardiolipin synthase family protein, which yields MDLAGLPYRLFNIPAQYYDTMLEDISRARKYIYFEVYKFYNDEIGDRFREALTRKAKEGVEVKLLIDSWGAAVADTYFQKLTDLGGEVRFFTKIKFVIDYFTKNHRRNHRKILVIDDKISWIGSANITAYSLSWRELMLRLEGDLAVSFKKVFNLDFKLYNKYFFEKNSYIRLIRHGNYEIIRDVPSIAKKRINKRFIQMIKNADRQILIETPYFLPGYFLRKALMDACKRGVDVTVIVPRHSDVMLIDILRNHYLGPLHQEGLKFCYYLPANLHSKAMLVDNEIFAIGSPNFDYRSFRYMHEIVLVGWEETIIRQLSRHIEETISQSEPFNFEIWLHRPRFQKFIEWLLLPFRHFF from the coding sequence ATGGATTTAGCTGGATTACCATACCGGTTGTTCAATATCCCAGCGCAGTATTATGATACTATGCTCGAAGATATTTCCAGGGCCAGGAAATATATTTACTTCGAGGTGTATAAATTTTACAATGATGAAATCGGTGACCGATTCAGGGAAGCTTTGACCCGAAAGGCAAAAGAAGGGGTAGAGGTGAAGCTGCTCATCGATTCATGGGGAGCGGCCGTGGCGGATACTTATTTTCAGAAGCTCACAGACCTGGGAGGAGAAGTCCGTTTTTTTACAAAAATCAAGTTTGTTATTGATTACTTCACTAAAAATCACCGCCGAAATCATCGAAAAATACTGGTTATCGATGATAAGATCAGTTGGATCGGTTCGGCTAATATTACTGCCTACAGCCTCTCGTGGAGGGAATTGATGCTTCGCCTGGAGGGAGATCTGGCGGTTTCTTTTAAGAAAGTCTTTAACCTGGATTTCAAACTTTATAACAAGTACTTCTTCGAAAAGAATTCTTACATCAGGTTAATCCGGCACGGGAATTATGAAATTATCAGGGATGTGCCCTCTATCGCAAAAAAAAGGATCAACAAACGATTCATTCAGATGATAAAGAATGCCGACCGGCAGATACTCATCGAAACCCCCTATTTCCTGCCCGGCTATTTTCTGCGGAAAGCACTGATGGATGCCTGTAAACGGGGTGTTGACGTGACCGTGATCGTGCCCAGGCATTCCGATGTGATGCTGATAGATATCCTTCGTAACCATTATCTTGGCCCTTTGCACCAGGAAGGATTGAAGTTTTGTTACTACCTGCCGGCAAATCTCCATTCCAAAGCTATGCTGGTTGATAATGAAATATTCGCTATCGGATCTCCGAATTTTGATTACCGTTCATTCCGCTATATGCATGAAATTGTGCTGGTTGGCTGGGAAGAAACTATTATCCGGCAATTGAGCCGCCATATTGAGGAGACAATCAGCCAAAGTGAACCATTTAATTTTGAAATATGGCTTCACCGGCCGCGTTTCCAAAAGTTTATTGAATGGTTGCTGCTCCCTTTCCGGCATTTTTTCTGA
- the rocD gene encoding ornithine--oxo-acid transaminase → MIDVMTSKKAMELEDRYGAHNYHPLPVVLARGEGVYVWDVEGKKYFDFLSAYSAVNQGHCHPRIVQTMIDQARTLTLTSRAFYCDVLGLYEKFVTGFFGYDKVLPMNTGAEAVETALKLCRKWAYDKKGIPEHKAKIIVCEGNFHGRTITIISMSTDPDARGGFGPYTPGFVTIPYNDLGALAKALEEPNIAGFLVEPIQGEAGVFVPDEGYLAKAFGLCKAKNVLFIADEVQTGIARTGKLLACDHEQVRPDMLILGKALSGGVYPVSAVLADNEIMMCIKPGQHGSTFGGNPVAARVAITALEVIRDEKLADNAARLGMIFREELKNIKSDMIRLVRGKGLLNAIVVEPKNGKTAWDVCLKMAENGLLAKPTHEHIIRFAPPLVINEDQVLEAVNIIGKSIISF, encoded by the coding sequence ATGATCGATGTGATGACCTCTAAAAAAGCTATGGAGCTGGAAGATAGGTATGGTGCGCATAATTACCACCCGTTGCCTGTTGTATTGGCGAGAGGAGAAGGTGTTTATGTATGGGATGTGGAAGGAAAGAAATATTTTGACTTTCTTTCGGCTTATTCGGCTGTGAACCAGGGTCATTGCCACCCCCGGATTGTACAGACCATGATTGATCAGGCCCGGACGCTCACCCTGACATCCCGTGCATTTTATTGTGATGTCCTTGGTTTGTATGAAAAGTTCGTGACCGGATTTTTTGGTTATGATAAAGTTTTACCGATGAATACGGGCGCTGAAGCAGTTGAAACAGCCCTTAAGCTTTGCCGAAAATGGGCTTATGATAAGAAAGGCATCCCTGAACATAAAGCTAAAATCATCGTTTGTGAGGGTAATTTTCACGGAAGGACCATCACTATCATTTCCATGTCGACCGATCCTGATGCCCGGGGTGGGTTTGGGCCTTATACTCCTGGGTTTGTGACCATACCTTATAATGATTTAGGTGCCCTGGCTAAGGCTTTGGAGGAGCCCAATATTGCAGGTTTCCTGGTTGAACCTATCCAGGGGGAGGCAGGAGTATTTGTTCCTGACGAAGGTTACCTCGCCAAAGCATTCGGATTATGCAAGGCTAAGAATGTGCTATTTATTGCCGATGAGGTTCAGACCGGTATTGCCCGGACCGGCAAACTTCTTGCCTGCGATCATGAGCAGGTCCGGCCGGATATGCTCATATTAGGGAAAGCCCTCTCGGGAGGTGTTTACCCGGTTTCGGCCGTATTGGCTGATAATGAGATCATGATGTGCATTAAACCGGGACAGCACGGCTCGACCTTCGGGGGAAACCCGGTTGCGGCCCGCGTGGCCATTACGGCCCTTGAAGTGATCCGTGACGAAAAACTGGCGGACAATGCAGCCCGCCTGGGTATGATCTTCAGGGAAGAATTAAAGAACATCAAGTCGGATATGATCCGGCTGGTCCGTGGTAAAGGTCTGCTGAATGCCATCGTGGTTGAACCGAAAAACGGCAAAACAGCCTGGGATGTATGCTTGAAAATGGCTGAGAATGGGCTGCTGGCCAAACCGACCCACGAACACATTATCAGATTTGCCCCGCCATTGGTTATTAATGAAGATCAGGTCCTGGAAGCTGTGAATATTATCGGGAAGTCCATTATTTCTTTTTAA